agccttcggTGAGGGcctttgtcaaagactttctgatagttcaagtacactatatccactggatcacccttgtctacagatttgttgatcccctcaaagaattctaacagactGATGAGGCATGATTTATTAGGTAAGCAAGGTATGTCAGGATCatggaaggaaagagagaagggaagaaCTGGGTTAATGACTCTGCTTTTAATATGAAGAAATGCAGCCCAACTGCACTAGGCAGAGAAtggagaacaaacaaacaatatgacATTTAAAATGACTGTTAGAtcatgttgtatgcagtgtagttatagctctgttggtcccagaatattagagagacaaggatagtgaggtaatatcttttattagaccaacttccaTTGGCGAGAGAGAAGCTTCTGagccacacacagagctcttctttgggtgacctgaagaagagctctgtgtggctcagaagcttttctctctcaccaacagaagttggtctaataaaagattacctcaccctccttgtctctctgctAGAATGTGTCTCAGGAGTTTGGTTTTACAGCTGTCCCCAACTAACAGCTTGAAAATTGGTAAATACACAGGACAATAAGAGTCCATTTTCTGATTCTATTCACTCTGCCATCATTAATCATTCACTTTTTAATGAATTAGATGGATGGAAAGAAAGGAGAACAAGCAACAGCTACTGCAAAATGTTCCTCAGGATCCTTCTCATGGGAAGGAGAATACGCTTATAGCAATTCACTGGAAACCAGCAGCAGAGCATCTGGTATGTACTAGTGATAGAGTCAGCGCAGTCACTTGTGTCCAGAAAATGGATGTCAGATTGGGGAAgcgaaaaatacatttttcttctgttaTAAAAAGCAACTCCCCGCACCCTCGCTTACTTCTGCTAGCTGAGCCTTATTGAGGCCAGGCCTGGTCTGTAACTTGTAATGTCTTTTGTACCGTCGCAGCGTGTTCACTTGCAGCTGGAACAGGTCAACCTGGAAAACAGACGCAGGATGACTGGGGTGCAGATGTATCTGAGGAGAGTAGCTCAAATTGGCACTTACTAGCTCAACAGGACTGCTCTGTCTGTATTCAGAGCCGCATGGGCTTGCTTTAGTGACAAATATAAGTCTACTTTTTTATtcttgttaatgttgcagagccAAAACAGTCTCAGGGGAGAGACATTCTGTTCTGGCTCATATACCACAACAGAATGGTTAGCCAATTTCCAGTtgtaaggccaaattctgctctcaattacacctCCGCATCCTCAGCAATCCTTTCACTTGTAAACTGAGTGAATCTGATAAGCAGGTCATTTACACACACATAGTCCCCCAATGCCATTTTTAGAGAGCTGtttttcagagaagaaccacactAAAAATTATAGAGTTCTTTGTTATAAACAGAAATCATTACTCACTGCTATTCCCACAGAGTTTAGAAACTTGTGGCTGAATACCATCTTATTACCCACTGAGCAAATGGCTAGTGTCATAAACTGTTGGGTTTTCGGGCACTGTGAAGGAACGAACTCAACCAGggatatttcaaaatgtaaacgCACAATTTCTACAGTGAGAGTGAAAAAACTGCGCAAAGGGCAGGCAGAAAGCGCGTGCTTCAGTAACAGTCCAGGTGAAGGGAACTTCAAATGTAAATTGCAAAACTCCCTCTTATGTTTTAAATTATGCGTTGAATGTTACTTAACTTTTGTTATCTGCAGCATATGGCacagaaatttaattttgttgttaGTAACGTTTTTAGGAACTATGACGTCCTGCCACTGGCTCCTGTATTAACTAAGCAACGTATTAGCGTGTCAGGTATGAGAAATACCTCTAAAGCAAATGAGCCAGCCCAGAAGGGCTCTGTTAAgtaattatttcagtttattaCTGTAGCGCACTTAGTGTGCTCAATGCCcaaagtacaaataataataccacctaataccatcagtagatctcaaagcactttacaaaaggaggtCAGTTTcataaccccattttacagatggggaaactgaggaatagAGAAATTAGATTAAATAAGATAATGTGGCTCTTGTCTCAAAGgttttataatttatttgtttCATGGTttaagacaggggttctcaaactgggggtggggacccctcagggggtcacaaggttattacatggggggtcacgagctgtcagcctccatcccaaaccctgctttgcctccagcatttataaaagtgttaaatatataaacaagtgtttttaatttggggggggaggggtgtcacactcagaggcttgctgtgtgaaaggggttaccagtacaatagtttgagaaacactggtttaagAGAATTGTTAAATAATGCTGCTCTGGGATGTAAAAAGTATTATACATATTTCAAAACTGCACAACATCCTTGAATGTTGCTTAGTTAAGCCCACATGGGCTGACTCCATTACCATAGTGGAGAGTCTGAAAGCTGtgacatcccagaatgatgcatACTGGGTTGTGGCACCAATAAGGAATCATGCAGTACGACTTGAtgtgcattcattttttttttaaaatagtaacttTAGAATAGTGTATATGCTGACTACCCCCTTACTTGTTGTTTAGGCGCACACTATTAGAACCGGATGAAATTTTTCAACTAAtagatttgctgaaaaatgcagtctCAGGGCAACTGAAACTATTCACGGTTTTTGGTCAAATTCAGTGAATATTTTCAGctgaataaattttttttaaaaatgtaaaagttttgttttgaaatttgggtcaatttgtttttttaaaaagcgctAAAAAGGgttacccccccaaaaaatgtaacaaaataaaaacaaattagctTAGGgtccaatgaaacattttgtttgacccaaaaaacaattcttttcacttttgttttggcaagaaaataaaattctgtttaaaacaaaatcgtttttatttatttgtttaggtGGTTTGGccactgaattgaaaaataaactattttctcAGCTCTACTCCCTGCATATAAAATTGTAGGCTTGGACTTCTTTTCCACAAATCTTTTCAATTCCTCTTTTATAGAAAGTTTTAAGTGGACATGTATATAGAAGAAATCTAGTAAAGCCAGGAACTGGATCATGCCAGGGTGATGAAAGAAAATGGAATATGCtcacaaaacaaaatcagaataaTCTCCCTCAATATAAAAATTATTCTTGAAGGCACTGTTACTTCCATAAGAATTTAGACAAAGTTGCAATTTCAGTGAAAGAAAGTCTTCACAGCTATAAGAAAGTGCTCAAATGTCCCTATTTCATGGACTTGAAAggatgtatgccttccccccaAGACAATAAGATTCATGAAATTTGAACACGGCAGACATTGGCAATAGCAGCCAACATCCGCTTTTGTAAGACACTTACTTCTGGGACATCCATCTCATGCTCAGGAGAGTCTCCTCCATCATCGCtagtcttcctcttccttttgtttCGGACACTCTGAATGAAATTCTTGTGGAAATCACAAATATACAGGTGCCTTACCTAAGAGTAAAAAGTGGGAGAAAAGCAATCAGAGTAGTTATTATATAAAAAAACTGTATGAGACTACGATCAATTATAAAGAAATAATACACAGGACACATTTGCTCCACTACATTTAACACTATGAAAATTGGTATATTTGAATCATGAATTTGATGCCATACTCGTGAATTATGGAAATAAGCTCATCGTGTGAATGGCTAGGGCTGAGAAGAGGCAGAGGAAAATGAAGGGTTCCTAACAGCCTGAGTTGAAATTCAATCTCTAATAATAATGCTAAATTTATGATGTCACATTCACTTTCATGAAACCAATCAAATGTCACAAAATAAAGGATGAATTCTCTACAGGATCATGTCTCTTCACTtctgaattgagctgtagctggGCTGTGAAGAATAAGGTTCTGAATCTGTGaagatttatgcatgtgtttaCCTTGATGTacacaagtaatcccactgaaatcagtgagattaCTAAAGTgcatgttttcaggatcaggacctaaccCCTTACCAAACAACAGAAGAAGGCAGACTAACTGACTTCTTTTTGTACATTAGAATCTTATGtacactgctactctgaaatctttctaaAAGTTCACCCCAATACGAAAGTCCCTGTTAAGAGGGCATTTTCTAATGAAAACTAACATTCTCTAAACTGACTGTAAATGACAGAAATGAGTAGATGCTAGTCCAGTACAAATGCCTTTAAACTGTAAAGAAAGCACTTTGTACAGTCAGTTTAATCCTTTCTGCCTGTTTAGTTATTTCATTGGTTTCCCCTTTCACTTCTGTGGTCTTTCATATGTAACAAgggaaacaaaatattaaaagataGTAAAATTTGACTCACATTAGAAAGATTCAGGGAATACTCTGAGAGGTGAaatatgtgatttaaaaaaaattactagatttcaagttgagtCTCTCTCTTTAAAGTGATCTTCTcccttgttgctgtgtgaaagatggTCACAAACAAGAGGAACAGTGAAATCAACCATATGAAATATGCCATTAAATGGACAAAGTACACTCAAATTAAAGCAATATGCCATTAAATGGACAAAGTACACTCAAAGTACACTCTAATTTCTTTCAGTTCTCTTAATCTTATGGCTGCTTATAACAACtgcaggcaaaaaaaaattctgatggaAGTGAGACTTATGCTGATGGAGTTACTTTAAATAGAAACTTTCTCCATAAAGACTATGGCTGCTGAGCTCAGATGTATCCTCCTCCCAGTGAGGGTTTCATTTATAGGCCTGACGGACCGATGTCACTTAAAATGATCATTAATTGGCTGGCAGCAGATAAGCCTGCTGGATGCCAACCAATAAACAAGcttgcaatttttttcatttaaaaaatggttatgTCAGCTGTTCAGTCAGATGtgacagtttttaaattattGCTTCATGGGAACAGTTCGAAGCTTTACTTATGTAAATACCTCCCAACTGGTCGGGATCTGTGGAATTAAAGTTACCTCTTTAGTAATCACAGCAGTCACAAGTACCTAACAGTGGCTGAAGTGGTACGACTGCCTTCAAAACTAAGTGAAACTGGCCTTTTCTCTATCCTTCCGCACAACATGCTCACTGGAATGCAAGATGCTTCTCCTCGAGCACCTATCGTCTGGAAGTCCTTTTAAATCTCTCACTACTTTACTAGCCCTACTTCTCACTTCATCGCCAGttgatctctccctctctcttcttccAGACCTTTTCTCTGTCCTCTACATCTTTTACAACATTAGTAGTGATATTTAAATCTGTAAAATCGTTTGGAATAAAGCCTGCAAAATAAAGGGTCACATTAGGTATACCATACACACAGATCACTACGATTCCTATTCCCTTCAGAGGGGGAAAGAACCCTAGCATCGTCAATCCGGTGGCTTAAACATTGCCAATGTGGCTCAATAAACACAATTTGCAATGTTCAAGGCAGGCTGTCTTCAGTTTGGTCCCAAGAGCCATGTAATGCCAGGTGTAACTGCAGGCTGGTGGTACCAAACGGTTGTGTAAGGCTCCTCCTGTAAAGCACTGTAAAGCGGatgctgggttccagcccagaagAGGCCACACTGCAGTGGCCCATGAACTTCGCAGAGCACTGCAGGAGCCTTTGGGCCACATACAGGCAAGGCTGCGACCGATTCACGGCCGGGTTGCAACTCACACTTTTGTCAATGTCCAGCTTGAGCTTCTTCTGGGAGATGCTCTTCTGGATCCTCTTGCTGAAGGAGGCATTGCCGGCCGGGCGGACACAGCGGTCCCCGTCATCAATCAGGCAGCAGCTCTGGCCGTAaaagggggcagcggggggcccATCCCGGCTGTCCTCCTCGGTGCTGAAACCATTCATCGCCCAGCCCCGCCCGGAGAGTAACGGCAGGGAGACGCCCGGTGCCTCCCAACGGCGGAGACTGCGCCCCCCGCGATGAGAGCGGCTCCAACACCCAGCGCGCCCACCCCCCCGGGGGGCCTAGAAACTCCCGGCAGCGTCCGAGCCCGGGGCACCCTAGAAACTCCCGGCAGCGTCCCCGGGCCGCCCCAGGGGCCCCTAGAAACTCCCGGcaggtcccagcctcccccccggGGGGCCTAGAAACTCCCGGCAGCGTCCGAGCCCGGGGCCCCCTAGAAACTCCCGGCAGCGTCCCCGGGGCCCCTAGAAACTCCCGGcaggtcccagcctcccccccggGGGGCCTAGAAACTCCCGGCAGCGTCCGAGCCCGGGGCCCCCTAGAAACTCCCGGCAGCGTCCCCGGGCCGCCCCAGGGGCCCCTAGAAACTCCCGGcaggtcccagcctcccccccggGGGGCCTAGAAACTCCCGGCAGCGTCCGAGCCCGGGGCCCCTAGAAACTCCCGGcaggtcccagcctcccccccggGGGGCCTAAAAACTCCCGGCAGCGTCCGAGCCCGGGGCCCCCTAGAAACTCCTGGcaggtcccagcctcccccccggGGGGCCTAGAAACTCCCGGCAGCGTCCGAGCCCCGGGCCGCCCCAGGGGCCCCCTAGAAACTCCCGGCAGCGCCCCCGGGCCGCCCCAGGGGCCCCCTAGAAACTCCCGGCAGCGCCCCCGGGGCCCCTAGAAACTCCCGGcaggtcccagcctcccccccggGGGGCCTAGAAACTCCCGGCAGCGTCCGAGCCCCGGGCCGCCCCAGGGGCCCCCTAGAAACTCCCGGCAGCGCCCCCGGGGCCCCTAGAAACTCCCGGcaggtcccagcctcccccccggGGGGCCTAGAAACTCCCGGCAGCGTCCGAGCCCCGGGCCGCCCCAGGGGCCCCCTAGAAACTCCCGGCAGCGCCCCCCGGTGAAGGGTCCCTAGACACACGCGGCAGCGCCCCCGCCCCTCTCGGGCCCAGCCGGGCGAGGAGCCGGCGAGCGCCCCCTGGCTCTCCGGCCGGCTGCCGCAGAGCGGAGGCCgggccaggccgggccgggccccgAAGCGCCGCCACCGCTGCCGGgaccccacacacaaaaaacctgCCCGCCCCGCCTCCTGGGCAGAGGAAGTACCGCCCCCGCGCCCGCATTGGCCGGCGGCGCCCCCGGGGCGGGGTTCCGCCCTCGCTAGCGCACCCCATTGGCGGAGGCGGCTGCCCGTCGCGGGCGCTTGGCCGCTTCCTGCGGAGGAGAGGGAGGCCGCTGAGGTGGGTTGgaagcggggagggggcgggacgCTCCGGTCTGCAGGCCGCCGACGGGCCAGACCCGGGAGGCCTGGCGGGGGGCCTGGCCTCGCCTCAGGCACTGTCCCCCCGGATCCGGGCACCGCAGGGCTCAGGAtgactgcccccagcccccccctcaaacgggcgccccccccccagggcctccccaccccccagacccGGGCGCTCCCTCCTCAGACCgggggctccccagcccagccccccctcagaccgggcactccccagcccagctcccccccgcAGACCCGGGCGCTCCCCCACCAGGGCGTCTCCtcagcgccccccccacccccccgacccgggcgctccccagcccagctccccccaccctagGAAGAAGGCACAGCACCGTGCACAACGggggggggcacaattacaccagggCGCCGAGCTCAAACCCCCACAGCGTTTAACAGGGCAGAGCAAACATGATGTACCCAGCCCCCCCTTCTCTGCGGGGCCTGCATAACACTGCACCACCCTGAGACCAGGCTGAGGGTGATGCTAAACATCGGGATAGCCCCAGCACCATAGCACAGGACAGCATGGAGAGGGACCCCAAGTAGCTACATGCCCTGGTGCAGGGCAGCCTAGACCCTGACCTGTGTAACTGGGGACATTACTCTCCGGCTCAGCCGAATCTCACACACACCACATTGGACCTGTGCCACTTGGTCAGACAGCTGAGAAGAAACCGCTCACAATTACTGATGGAAGGATAGAGGCGCAGGAGGAATAGATCAAGGTATGTTTAGGGGAAAAGAGAATATTCGTTGAAATCTGCACCCAACAACTGCCTTAATACCCGCTTGCAAACATGAACTGGAAGAAGCTGACTGACAAGTTTATCTCCATGCTGAGTTAGTGGCAGCTTTCTCCAGGCATGACTTCCACAAATAGTCCCAAATAGAAAATTACAAGGATTACACAAGACTGCCAACCCTGGCTAGGGCATGCACCATTACACATGGTCCTTATGCAGTTTATATCTGCTGCTGGAGATGAGGGAATGAAGGCCTCTGAGCCAGCCTCTTTAAATCATTCAAAATCTTAAACAATTAACAAAGTACATTAGATCattataagaatggccatcctgggtcagacaaaaggtccatctagcccagtatcctgccttccgactggccaatgccaggtgcttcagaagtgatctatcccctgttgcccattgctagcttctgggaaacagaggctagggacacttcagagcatggttttgcatgcAAGTAACACATGCTATGATACCTCAGATTGTTTTTCTCCCAGACTCCTCATCCCTTCCTCATTTGGTTTGAATCTTCACTTTCTTCTATACTACTCTTTTATTTAAGAGCCAGCCTACATTTGCAGAATAAATTTTTCACTCATCTAACACATACAGACCAGGATTTTCTCCAAAGCCCTGTGCAATGCTCTCATTATGTTGAACCCGAGTTAAAACAGAAGCAGTACAGGAGGAGGCTAGTTGTATCCTTActtgtaatttttatttctcttaatgGTGTGAACATTGCTCTTGGGTCCATTCTGCCACAATGGAGATAGCAGCTTTGATTTTTCCTGACTTCCCTCCTTTGAGTTTAGACTCATGCTGTAGCACCACACACTGATTCCCAGGACTTCCAAAGCTGAAATAACATAAACCAGGTAGAAAACATCACTTCCACTGTAGATAATAGGATTAATAGAATTAAAGATGTAACCACTTCCAAAATTAATTTTAGCAAGAACATCTGCATATATACTGGGGCTTTGTCCAGACCAGTGCATGCCCTTCCCATTATGAGAAATGGAAATTACAGGTTAAGAAGTCTAGTTTTTCCTCATCCACTGGTCTGGATGGTACTCACAGGAAATAGTAAACAGTAAGAACTGGTTCCTAGGGCAGTCTCACTCTgggagaaatgaaaatgaaaaagttacatttatttacttttcataGTTTTAATTTGACTTGCATGTTTAGGTTAGATAAGGGGTAGGAGCGACATCAGTCTTGCGTGCTGTGAAGGAAAGCAAACCTCAGGGGCACACATACGATAGAGTTTTTAATTTTGAGTCAGTCGACTGCCAGTTAACTCAAGATAGCTGACATGTTTGTAAAAACTACTCTGGACTCGCTCCTAAAATTTTTGTTCCTGGCTACAAAGGTTGTGGTTTATTCTAGGGATCAGCCTAGGTAATAATTTATAGGGAAGACAGGCTCCTAGTGGCTGCATTGCAAAACTCATTGTACATCTCAGCTCAAGCCTAGGAGGAGTCCTTTGGAGATACCATACCAAAGAGGCTTTTCTTGTTTAATTAAGCATCACAGTTGGTGCAGTTATTGGACTATGGAAGAGATGTTTTCTGAAGTACATTTGCTCCCAAGCAATTTTGCtcaacctttatttttaaagtaattttttttagcaCCAAAATTGCCCTCGGTTGGAGACAGCTATGAAGATAAAGGAGGATTTCTGTGATCTGATGCAagtttgtgtgtgcaaaaaaacccaaaccccttaTTTCTTTCTTCAGAGAGAAATGTTCTAAAGCAGGCATCAGCTGTCTTAGAATCTTGAAATCATGTGCAGGAATTAATATGCTTTAATCCAAGTTGTTGGAGTTGCACACAAAAATGTTCCAAGTAAACTCAATCTGCTCAAGGCTCTTGTATTGGTTTATCACATCTGACTGTTTCACCGTATTCTTCTAGGCATAGGAAAAGGCATAACATATTATAGTCTCTGGGTACCCAAGGGGAAGATGGGGGTCTTAAAATACAGCCTCAGGCCAACTTTCCATGCACAGCCTCTTAGATATAGCAGATCCCCCTTAGAGAGTAACTGATACCAACAGGTCAGAGCCCATTTCTCATATTCCTCTCTAATGTGCAAATGCTTCCTCAACCCTCCTCCCTGCCATTGCTGGCAAACAGCCACCAAGCAATTCCTATCAGTCTCTCCTGGAAGATACAAGAACGATCAGACCATTGACTTTTCCCAGGGGTCTAAGGCACCTtgccaccacctgcccttagcatgaaaCAGCTGtgtctgctgtggatcagcttccTGAAACTACCTGCCTCTGGCGACACAAGCACTGCCTTTCAGGCCTCTGCAGGACTCATTCTCTCTGTACGGGTTAGCAGTGGGCACATACCAACCCACAAGTTTTCTGGGGTGTCCAGCCCCCGTTCCATTGACCTCTCACAGAATTCTCAGATCTGCTGTTCCCAGGGGAACAGTATTCACCAGCTTGcaagattcaactcaggatcaccaCTCTGCTCAACACACAGTATTGAGATATAGATATTTAGATATAGTGGAAAGAAGAATATGTTTATCATCAaggaacagagattcaagtgatagagagtaaaaatattggaaacaaatagttACATATAAAGCAAAATCATAGTATGTTTTCTAAAGCCTAAATTTAACTAACAAGGCATTCCCCACCCCCTACAAGATAGCTTACCTCAAGTTCTTTTTCCCGTGTTTTCAACCAGTTTGGCTGAGATCCCTTCTCATACAATCAAGTCCACTGGAGGCTTGTCTTcacaaatggaaggaaaaaaagtggggagggggagttcaTCTGCACCCTAGGTATAGTTTCCAAGTTTCATTGTCTTACTCTTAAATGAGATAACCCCTGCTGGTTTTGTTTTCCCTGCCATCTCTGCAATCTATTGATCAccattttgctcagactgtaaatgggCGTCTGTTGTGAAGCATACAGTACTTAATTTTCAGATGTCCAGTCAGAGTGAGAGAAGCATCTCTTCCCCCCTGTCTGCCAGGGGTCTGTGGGTCACCTTTTGATGCCGTGCTTTAACTCAGGCctagagaacataatttttagtatatATACATGTAACAACACATTTTTCTGTACATACATCTCTCAATGATTATGAcgaccagtgtgacacaggctttcattagaaCCTTACGTGACATTCTCTGGCAGACTAGTAGATAGATGCCAAACCAGGGGGTCTCTGTAACTCTCATACactcctgtgccctctgccagttggcatcaagacaAGGCATGGGTCAATGACTTCATATCATTTGGAGTCcaaagctggtgcagaatgatgCAGCTCATATACTGAGTGGGGCAACATGCTGGGATTACATGACACTAGAGATCCACTGGCTGCATGTTGATCTCTGGGTAGGGTTTAAAGGGTTTGTCAAAGTTAGTAACACCCATATGGCCTGGTACCTGTGTACCTGAAAGACCACTTGTCCCCTGCAACAAATGCCACTGATCCTCATTATTAAAGAGAGGGTCCTGGGCAGGCGGTTCTCCTGTGTATTGCCTTGAGGCACGggtttttcttgtattttttcttttctaatactAGCTGGCTACATGGTTGCTGGCTGGCAAAGAATACTCCTGTTCTTGCTGCCAAAATAGAGATCAGACCATATGGGATAGATGATGAAGGAG
The nucleotide sequence above comes from Chelonia mydas isolate rCheMyd1 chromosome 8, rCheMyd1.pri.v2, whole genome shotgun sequence. Encoded proteins:
- the SAP30L gene encoding histone deacetylase complex subunit SAP30L isoform X1: MNGFSTEEDSRDGPPAAPFYGQSCCLIDDGDRCVRPAGNASFSKRIQKSISQKKLKLDIDKSVRHLYICDFHKNFIQSVRNKRKRKTSDDGGDSPEHEMDVPEVDLFQLQVNTLRRYKRHYKLQTRPGLNKAQLAETISRHFRNIPVNEKETLAYFIYMVKTNKSRLDHKSESSKQLE
- the SAP30L gene encoding histone deacetylase complex subunit SAP30L isoform X2; the protein is MNGFSTEEDSRDGPPAAPFYGQSCCLIDDGDRCVRPAGNASFSKRIQKSISQKKLKLDIDKSVRHLYICDFHKNFIQSVRNKRKRKTSDDGGDSPEHEMDVPETISRHFRNIPVNEKETLAYFIYMVKTNKSRLDHKSESSKQLE